Genomic window (Wenzhouxiangella marina):
TACAGGCTGTAGAACCCGTTGGCATCGGCGGTCAGGTTGAAGGTGGTAAACGCACCCACCACTTCGACACCGGCGCCGGCGGCCAGGATCGGCGAGGCCTGACAACGGCCCAGACCCTGCACCGTGCCTTCGAGCAGCGCGGCGTTGGCCGGGACGGTGACATCCAGGCTGACCGGCAGCTCGACGCGCGGCGTGACCGGGTCGTTGCTGTTGATGCACAGGGTGGCCTCGTACAGGCCCGGGGCCAGGCCAGTCGCGTCGAAATCGACGTTCACGGAACTGGTGCCCAAAGCAGCCGTGGTACCCGAGGTCGGACTGACCGACACCCAAGGCACGTCACTCGGCGACTCGCAAACCGACGGCGGCGGACCACCACCCAGGGCAGCATCGCAGGCAGCTTGATTGGTGCACTGCAGGGTGATGCCCGGCGGCAGGGTGGTCGGGGTGGCCGAATCGCTCCAGGCCGAGTCGGGTGCCGGGGTGGTGTCGTTGAAGTCCTCGAACCACTCGATATATATCTCACCGGCGCCATTGGCAGCCACAGGAGAACCCAGCGCCACCACACCGCCGGAGCTCAGGGTCTCGACGCCCGACCCATCGGTGTCCGACGGCTGGATTTCCGCACCCAGGCCCAGCGGATCACCGGCGTTGCTGAGAATCGCCATGCGCGACTCACTCAACCAGCTCGGAGAAAACGCTTCGATGGTGACTTCGTAGCCCACACCGATGACCGAGTTACCGGCACCGATGTTCAGGGTGACCGAGGAGTTGGTCGGCGTTCCCAGGCCTTCGAAGACCTCGACGCCGTTCACAGACAGGGTCGGGTTGCCCCTCATGGAGGCCAAAGTCTGAGCTTCTTCGATGCTCCACTCCAGAACCAGATCCGTGCCCAGGTTGCCGATATCGAAGGTCTCGGTGGTGGTCGGATTGAGCACATCCACCGCACCATCGACGGAAGTGGCACTGACGTCGATGGTCGGCAGACCACCGGCAACCGTGACTTCCAGGGTCACGGGCAGCACGAAGACGGGGTTGTTCACGTCAGAGGTTTCGACGCAGACCCTGGCTTCGTAGGTGCCGGTGGCCAGACCGGTGCTGTCCACATTGATGGTCACCTCTTCACTTGCACCAGCTGCCACCGAGCCGCTTGCCGGCGTCACGGACAGCCAGGGCACGTCGGCCGGGGTCAGACAGGCCGAACCACCGGTGCCGAAGCCACGGATGGTCCAGTTGCGATCCGGCAGCAGGGCACCGAGCGGCGCAAAGGTGGCCGCGTTGGCAAACACCGGCGGATCACCGGCCACACCGCCGGGGAAGTTGAAGGCAATCCAGGACTCACCGTTGGCGGTTCCAGGTGCATCGGCCACTCCAGCACGGTACAGCGCCGCGGTGGTGCGGTTGACCACGCCGATCAGCACATCGCCATCGGCGGTGGTGATGTCGACACCTGCAGGCAGGGTCACGGTCTGGAAGTTGACGCCCGCCGTCACGACCTCGCCGACCACGCTGGACACCAGGGTGGCGCCATTGGTCGGATCACGATCCGGGTCGACCCAGACGTGCACATCGAACACATCACCCGGATTGACACCGGCATTGCCGGGTGCAAAGGCCACGTCGACCGTTTCCAGGGTAAACGGAAGGTCGAGCGGACCCGGGGTGAACTGGTTGAACCACAGGATTTCCTGCGTGTCGACACCGACGATCGTGGCAATGCCCGTATCGAGCACCAGATCGACCGGCTGCGGAGGACTGGCTTCACGCGAGCCGCCCAGCACCACGGTGGCCGGAGCCGCTTCTTCGATCGTGTAGGTCAGATCCTCGACCGCCACGCCTTCACCGACGTTGCTGATGTTGAAGCTGGCGCTGCCGGTGGTGTTCTCTTCGAGCAGGATGGTGAACTCCGTCTCATCGATGGCGGCGGCCGCCGGAGCCGACGGCGTGCCTGAAATGGCCGTCGTAAGATGCGCCTGCGGTGCCTGCGCCGTGTCTTCATCGATCAGGATGCGACCGAACTGGATCGCGGAGGTCAGGTCGGTCAGCGGCGACACGTCGATGGTCAGGGTGACCTCTTCGTTGGTATCGCCGGTGAAGCTGAAGCTCGACGGCGTGACTTGAATGTCGAGATCGGGGTTGCCGCTCTCGACCGAGACCGTCCAGCTCGACGCCACGTCCAGAGTGTTACGCAGGGTGCGCGTGAAGCTGCAGCTCGGCGTGCAATCCAGATTACGGACGTCCGGGGTGTTCAGGGTCTTGACGTCACCACCCAGGTTCGGGTCGGCCGCCAGGTAGTTGGCCGTGGACTCATCCATGACCAGACCCGCCAGGGCGGCAGCGGTCAGATCGACGCGGCCATGGCCGACGTCATCGGCGTCCCAGGGCGTGACGCCATCTTCCTTGAAGCCATCACGGAATGCGGTCATCTGCATGGCCGACTTGACTTCCGAAGGCGTCCAGTCCGGGTTGGCCTGGCGAACGAGAATCGCGGCACCGGCCACATGCGGGCTGGACATCGAGGTACCCGACAGGAACGCGTAACCACCCGGAACCGCGGCGAGGATGTTGACACCCGGGCCCGTGATGTTCGGCTTCTGCAGGTCCTGCAGAGGCGAGGCCGTCGGGCCACGCAGGCTGAAGCCGGCCAGGATATCGCCCGCACTCGGAACGACGAAGCCAGCGTCGGCGACCGGGACGGTCACTTCGGCCACGCCACCGGCCAGGGTGGCGATCATGGCGTTGCCGTCATCGGTCGAAATCATGACCGACGGAACCGTGGTGGTCTCGAGGCCGCCCATGACGATGGGGTCGCCAGCGTTGTTGTAGACGATCACGAAGACCGCACCGGCGGCCACCGCGTTGTTGACCTTGTCGGCGAACGCGCAGCCACCGCGGGAGATCAGCGCTGCTTCGCCGGCGAAGGAACCCGCCGCAAAGGCCGCACAGCCTTCCACGTTGCCCGCATCGACGTCACCGGCCCAGCGCAGATC
Coding sequences:
- a CDS encoding choice-of-anchor J domain-containing protein codes for the protein MSSSSSPWAAGRHLVALGLILLAGGLMANTPVSQTIDPSSVNAVYSPADAQGRFTYLIQFSEPSLIEQHHSRSQAEFDYFAPANLAARDQLMAIQAQRVSLMSQTLGRTLEPSHFYLTSRNGIAVRLTPAEAERVASMNGVEALHRERLYDIATFRGPEFIGAGTIWDGTNTPDGSPLLGELMIAAVLDSGISDPATHPSFINDPACGHGVGGVPDKVISFLDCSSADGTGLCNGPDGLDENGHGSHTASTVAGNFVTNAATPSPELPAPFTAISGVAPCAHIRSYDVCSANGGQSCGGADIAAGLESVLIQNSAPEGPIASMNYSISGGASPWADFDRTKLDIVDAGVFIAASAGNTSAGVPDPVGAVNHRGPWVMSVAASTHDGRIGKSVSLAGGPSGVFAIEGSGPAMTVDFVGDLRWAGDVDAGNVEGCAAFAAGSFAGEAALISRGGCAFADKVNNAVAAGAVFVIVYNNAGDPIVMGGLETTTVPSVMISTDDGNAMIATLAGGVAEVTVPVADAGFVVPSAGDILAGFSLRGPTASPLQDLQKPNITGPGVNILAAVPGGYAFLSGTSMSSPHVAGAAILVRQANPDWTPSEVKSAMQMTAFRDGFKEDGVTPWDADDVGHGRVDLTAAALAGLVMDESTANYLAADPNLGGDVKTLNTPDVRNLDCTPSCSFTRTLRNTLDVASSWTVSVESGNPDLDIQVTPSSFSFTGDTNEEVTLTIDVSPLTDLTSAIQFGRILIDEDTAQAPQAHLTTAISGTPSAPAAAAIDETEFTILLEENTTGSASFNISNVGEGVAVEDLTYTIEEAAPATVVLGGSREASPPQPVDLVLDTGIATIVGVDTQEILWFNQFTPGPLDLPFTLETVDVAFAPGNAGVNPGDVFDVHVWVDPDRDPTNGATLVSSVVGEVVTAGVNFQTVTLPAGVDITTADGDVLIGVVNRTTAALYRAGVADAPGTANGESWIAFNFPGGVAGDPPVFANAATFAPLGALLPDRNWTIRGFGTGGSACLTPADVPWLSVTPASGSVAAGASEEVTINVDSTGLATGTYEARVCVETSDVNNPVFVLPVTLEVTVAGGLPTIDVSATSVDGAVDVLNPTTTETFDIGNLGTDLVLEWSIEEAQTLASMRGNPTLSVNGVEVFEGLGTPTNSSVTLNIGAGNSVIGVGYEVTIEAFSPSWLSESRMAILSNAGDPLGLGAEIQPSDTDGSGVETLSSGGVVALGSPVAANGAGEIYIEWFEDFNDTTPAPDSAWSDSATPTTLPPGITLQCTNQAACDAALGGGPPPSVCESPSDVPWVSVSPTSGTTAALGTSSVNVDFDATGLAPGLYEATLCINSNDPVTPRVELPVSLDVTVPANAALLEGTVQGLGRCQASPILAAGAGVEVVGAFTTFNLTADANGFYSLYLDEAEGPLDITASAPNHITDTVTGVAIAGSTTTVQDFGLVLEAPCAQVAPAGFDAVFGPGDTAADFAMTIDNSLGGAQLVWGIQEADPAAIAYAYGLDGAGELINNTGGDRASESIATERLGEQSPFVDAGIQGGPITDNFSEAFDDISLLAGAGWSLQNLSAPLGTSDWFQGNDTVFAAHEGATTAYIGANFNNTAGGTGIISNWLMTPEIQLTNGTEMTFWTRVPTGSTFPDRLEVRLSTSGSSTFAGASATDVGDFDTLLLSINENLGGDYPDDWAQFTVSVDGLPGQTSGRFAFRYFVTDAGPSGANSNYIGIDTVSISQPNFCTNPADVPWLSVAPFFGAVDAGGTSPVTVSVDASGLMAGTYEAFVCVSSNDAGAGIIPVPFSLEILGDDIFQDRFEF